A section of the Ornithodoros turicata isolate Travis unplaced genomic scaffold, ASM3712646v1 ctg00000843.1, whole genome shotgun sequence genome encodes:
- the LOC135375245 gene encoding uncharacterized protein LOC135375245, which translates to MEQSRHPYRQPSKSPFTRQSGPNKELLSEIDQRPGIPSAPFSNPMLNPSSPLLATTYYYNPHRQGGALHRLEQLKESPVQETCQAADGRDGTCYDALQCLNRGGTPMGRCEDGVCCVFELSCGEASSERTTYVRNPGYPGAHDREAMCKVRVAKRDVDICQFRLDFLTLDLARPVDGNCSQDMLVVSGQNENNQVPRICGLNTGQHAYVDVEESGGISLNLMMVGSYSRKFDIKVTQLECDGPQSAPSHCLQYFWGTHGMVRSFNYEENGGVHHQGYPNDLDYVVCLRKEPGFCSVTYEVASEETTRGHAAFGVGTVSSQRDSAHLTSSPIAAECPDDYLVIAGVRMCSGQLDVDVDQRYTRDLNVTGLSLITDSTPGPFLMRFVSNHVNNARGFKLHYRQNPCK; encoded by the exons ATGGAACAATCGAGACACCCTTATCGGCAGCCTAGCAAATCCCCTTTCACCAGGCAATCGGGACCTAATAAGGAACTCCTTTCGGAGATAGACCAACGACCAGGAATACCGTCTGCTCCTTTCT CAAATCCGATGTTGAACCCATCATCGCCGCTCCTGGCGACTACCTACTACTACAACCCTCACCGCCAGGGCGGGGCTCTGCACCGTCtggaacagctgaaggagtcaCCCGTTCAAGAGACATGTCAAGCAGCTGACGGCAGGGACGGTACATGTTACGATGCCCTGCAGTGCCTCAACAGGGGAGGCACCCCTATGGGACGGTGTGAAGACGGCGTCTGCTGTGTCT TCGAGTTGTCATGCGGTGAAGCCAGCTCGGAGCGTACGACCTACGTCCGGAATCCCGGGTACCCAGGGGCCCATGACCGTGAAGCCATGTGTAAAGTCCGTGTGGCCAAGCGTGACGTCGATATTTGCCAGTTCCGGTTGGATTTTCTCACCTTGGATTTGGCGCGGCCAGTGGACGGAAACTGCTCACAGGATATGCTGGTTGTGTCGGGTCAGAATGAGAACAATCAGGTTCCTCGCATCTGCGGACTCAACACTGGTCAACATG CATACGTTGATGTCGAAGAGTCAGGCGGCATCAGTTTGAACCTGATGATGGTTGGAAGCTATTCGAGGAAGTTTGACATTAAAGTTACCCAACTTGAATGCGATGGTCCACAATCGG CGCCCTCGCACTGCCTGCAGTACTTCTGGGGCACGCACGGCATGGTAAGGAGCTTCAACTACGAGGAGAACGGTGGCGTCCACCACCAGGGCTACCCGAACGACCTCGACTACGTCGTCTGCCTTCGCAAAGAGCCCGGTTTCTGTTCCGTCACCTATGAGGTAGCCAGTGAAGAGACAACTAGAGGTCATGCAGCGTTCGGTGTTGGGACAGTTTCCAGTCAACGTGACAG TGCCCACTTGACGTCATCGCCGATAGCAGCAGAATGTCCAGATGACTACCTTGTCATAGCTGGAGTGCGGATGTGTTCAGGACAACTGGACGTTGATGTAGACCAGCGTTACACCCGTGACCTCAACGTCACTGGCCTTAGTCTCATTACAG ATAGTACCCCGGGGCCGTTCTTGATGCGGTTCGTTTCGAACCACGTGAACAACGCCAGAGGCTTCAAGCTGCACTACCGCCAGAATCCGTGCAAATAA
- the LOC135375244 gene encoding protein kinase C iota type-like isoform X1 — MTSRNPAAKQVGRMKSSDIVMSVDGEGMVDPDDRLAAYPKIVKKKKKKSQDEEEYQEARTHRLHDARQEPKRLDAMAETSDKKDSFMEQAGTSSASPSRKVVTDIWVNPKEAVNWNLDSLVTLNVLGRGSFGIVYLVRHRVNRQLAALKYIRKKNQNPEKERKRVEVEKAVWEAVTDHPCVVTLRAYFETAKGWCFVMEYLPEGSIRDLVRKKGPFKEETARLLSAQLALAIQHVHEKGFLHRDISSSNVLIDSRGNAKLIDFGLSQIGTEAWSRCGSLAYMAPEVIRQELYGTSADWWSFGIVLFVMLVGKTPLAIYAAEKGVDLHLARKDIRYRLALIAPLNIPRTLSRSAQTLLKDILKENPKRRLGCRPEGGFDDIMKSPFYAAIDWSDVSCLRRRKLKFCKKTRSKHSRKCPARAKRRLPPEHNERRRFQRVHVAQ, encoded by the exons ATGACTTCGCGGAACCCGGCAGCAAAGCAGGTGGGTCGGATGAAGTCTTCGGACATAGTAATGTCCGTTGATGGCGAAGGGATGGTGGACCCCGATGATCGACTGGCAGCCTACCCGAAAATcgtcaagaagaagaaaaagaagtctCAGGATGAGGAAGAGTACCAGGAAGCGAGGACCCACCGGCTGCACGACGCCAGGCAGGAGCCCAAAAGGCTCGATGCCATGGCGGAGACCTCGGACAAGAAAGATTCCTTCATGGAACAGGCCGGTACCAGTAGTGCG AGCCCGTCCAGGAAAGTCGTCACAGACATCTGGGTCAACCCCAAAGAAGCGGTCAACTGGAACCTCGACTCTCTGGTCACCCTCAACGTTTTAGGCAGAGGCAGCTTTGGCATCGTCTACTTGGTGCGCCATAGAGTCAACCGACAGCTGGCTGCGCTGAAGTATATCCGCAAGAAGAATCAAAACCCGGAAAAG GAGCGCAAGCGTGTCGAAGTTGAGAAAGCAGTGTGGGAAGCTGTCACCGATCACCCTTGCGTCGTCACACTTCGGGCTTATTTCGAGACTGCAAAAGG GTGGTGCTTTGTTATGGAGTATCTACCAGAGGGTTCCATTCGCGACCTCGTCCGCAAGAAAGGTCCATTCAAGGAAGAAACGGCAAGGCTTCTGTCGGCCCAGTTGGCGCTGGCTATCCAGCACGTTCATGAGAAAG GATTTCTGCACCGAGACATCAGTTCCTCAAACGTGCTCATTGATAGCAGAGGCAACGCAAAGCTTATCGACTTTGGTTTAAGCCAG ATTGGCACGGAAGCGTGGAGTCGATGTGGCTCTCTGGCTTACATGGCACCTGAGGTTATAAGGCAAGAACTCTACG GCACGTCAGCGGACTGGTGGTCCTTCGGCATTGTGCTCTTCGTGATGCTCGTTGGGAAAACACCTCTTGCGATCTATGCCGCCGAAAAGGGCGTTGATCTCCACCTCGCCAGGAAGGACATCAGATATAGAC TTGCCTTGATAGCGCCATTAAATATTCCAAGGACCTTATCCAGGTCAGCACAGACGCTGCTGAAGGATATTTTGAAAGAG AATCCGAAGCGGCGACTGGGCTGCAGACCCGAGGGCGGCTTCGATGACATCATGAAGAGTCCTTTCTACGCTGCGATCGATTGGTCCGATGTGTCCT GTTTGAGACGAAGGAAACTAAAGTTTTGTAAAAAGACTCGTAGCAAGCACAGCAGGAAGTGTCCAGCTCGTGCGAAAAG GCGGCTCCCTCCCGAGCACAACGAGAGAAGAAGGTTCCAACGTGTCCACGTAGCACAATAA
- the LOC135375244 gene encoding protein kinase C iota type-like isoform X2, whose product MTSRNPAAKQVGRMKSSDIVMSVDGEGMVDPDDRLAAYPKIVKKKKKKSQDEEEYQEARTHRLHDARQEPKRLDAMAETSDKKDSFMEQAGTSSASPSRKVVTDIWVNPKEAVNWNLDSLVTLNVLGRGSFGIVYLVRHRVNRQLAALKYIRKKNQNPEKERKRVEVEKAVWEAVTDHPCVVTLRAYFETAKGWCFVMEYLPEGSIRDLVRKKGPFKEETARLLSAQLALAIQHVHEKGFLHRDISSSNVLIDSRGNAKLIDFGLSQIGTEAWSRCGSLAYMAPEVIRQELYGTSADWWSFGIVLFVMLVGKTPLAIYAAEKGVDLHLARKDIRYRLALIAPLNIPRTLSRSAQTLLKDILKENPKRRLGCRPEGGFDDIMKSPFYAAIDWSDVSCGSLPSTTREEGSNVST is encoded by the exons ATGACTTCGCGGAACCCGGCAGCAAAGCAGGTGGGTCGGATGAAGTCTTCGGACATAGTAATGTCCGTTGATGGCGAAGGGATGGTGGACCCCGATGATCGACTGGCAGCCTACCCGAAAATcgtcaagaagaagaaaaagaagtctCAGGATGAGGAAGAGTACCAGGAAGCGAGGACCCACCGGCTGCACGACGCCAGGCAGGAGCCCAAAAGGCTCGATGCCATGGCGGAGACCTCGGACAAGAAAGATTCCTTCATGGAACAGGCCGGTACCAGTAGTGCG AGCCCGTCCAGGAAAGTCGTCACAGACATCTGGGTCAACCCCAAAGAAGCGGTCAACTGGAACCTCGACTCTCTGGTCACCCTCAACGTTTTAGGCAGAGGCAGCTTTGGCATCGTCTACTTGGTGCGCCATAGAGTCAACCGACAGCTGGCTGCGCTGAAGTATATCCGCAAGAAGAATCAAAACCCGGAAAAG GAGCGCAAGCGTGTCGAAGTTGAGAAAGCAGTGTGGGAAGCTGTCACCGATCACCCTTGCGTCGTCACACTTCGGGCTTATTTCGAGACTGCAAAAGG GTGGTGCTTTGTTATGGAGTATCTACCAGAGGGTTCCATTCGCGACCTCGTCCGCAAGAAAGGTCCATTCAAGGAAGAAACGGCAAGGCTTCTGTCGGCCCAGTTGGCGCTGGCTATCCAGCACGTTCATGAGAAAG GATTTCTGCACCGAGACATCAGTTCCTCAAACGTGCTCATTGATAGCAGAGGCAACGCAAAGCTTATCGACTTTGGTTTAAGCCAG ATTGGCACGGAAGCGTGGAGTCGATGTGGCTCTCTGGCTTACATGGCACCTGAGGTTATAAGGCAAGAACTCTACG GCACGTCAGCGGACTGGTGGTCCTTCGGCATTGTGCTCTTCGTGATGCTCGTTGGGAAAACACCTCTTGCGATCTATGCCGCCGAAAAGGGCGTTGATCTCCACCTCGCCAGGAAGGACATCAGATATAGAC TTGCCTTGATAGCGCCATTAAATATTCCAAGGACCTTATCCAGGTCAGCACAGACGCTGCTGAAGGATATTTTGAAAGAG AATCCGAAGCGGCGACTGGGCTGCAGACCCGAGGGCGGCTTCGATGACATCATGAAGAGTCCTTTCTACGCTGCGATCGATTGGTCCGATGTGTCCT GCGGCTCCCTCCCGAGCACAACGAGAGAAGAAGGTTCCAACGTGTCCACGTAG